The genomic stretch AGGTTCCATTGGTGATGGAATTAATCTATTATTAGTTATCTCAACTGGGATAACTTTATCTGCTTGCTTAAAGGCTTCTTCTACGTTTCCACCGTTAAAGGTTTGATCAAAAGCTACATTAGTTTTTAACTCTTCATGGATTATGACTTTATCTTCTAAAGCCTCTTCTATCTTTACCACTGGTGGTAATTTCTCATAATCAACGTTCACTTTATCAACAGCGTCTCTAACAACATACTTATTTACACCGATAACTATTGCTACAGGCTCACCCGCAAATCTAACTTTATCATCAGCTAATGGCTTTCTGGGAACAAACCTCCACATCCTTGGATCTTCATATGTGTTCCAAATTCTTATACCGTCTTTTATTAAAGGTGCTAAATCCTTGTAAGTGTATACAGCAACTATACCGGGGACTTTTAATGCATCTGTAATATCTATACTCTTTATTTTTGCGTGTGAATAAGGACTTCTTACAAATCCAGCATATAGTGATGATATTTGAATATCGTCAACATAAGTGCTTCTACCTGTTACGAATTTATCGTCATAAAATCTTTTAACTGATTGACCGACATACTTCATGCTCTCATCCTCCTAGAAGCATCTTGTACAGCTTTTACTATGTTTTGATAACCAGTACATCTGCAAATATTACCGTGCAAACCATCTCTTATCTCCTCTTCTGTTGGTGATTGGTTTTCCTTAAGTAAATAGTAAGTTTGCATAATCATACCGGGTGTACAATAACCGCATTGCAAGGCAAAATTATCTTTAAATGCCTCTTGAATTGGATGTAATTTACTATCTGATGATAAACCTTCAATTGTAGTTATTTCTGCACCATCAGCCTGAACAGCTAAGACTGTGCATGATTTGACTGACTTACCATTCATTAATACCGTACAAGCACCACAGGTAGAAGTATCGCAACCAACTTTTGTCCCAGTTAAGCCTAGTTCATCCCTTAGGAAATGAACCAATAACATTCTGGGCTCGATATCTCTTTCATACCATACACCGTTAACTTTTACCCTAATTTTAACTTTTTCTCCTGGTCTAACTAACAACACCTAACACCTCCTTTAATACATTTACGGTAACAAGTTGAGTAACTTTCCTTCTATATGAGGAACTCCCTCTTGAGTCTGATGGAGGGTTAATTGAGCTTGAAACTTTTTCGGCAAATTCCTTGATTTTACTTAATGAAGCTTCACCTAGTAGCATTTTCTCAAGCTCATAGGGTCTATAAGGCTTATCACCAACCCCAGTATAGGCTACTTTTATATCTTCAACCTTATTACCTTCAACTTTTGTTAATACTGCCATTCCAACTAGGGCAAAGTCTCCAGCTCGTCTAACAATTTTCTCGTACTTAAATTTGTAACCTTGAAGGACTGGGAATTTTATCTCCCTAAGTATTTCATCTTCTCTCAGTTCAGTAGTAAAGGGGCCTTTAAAGAAATCCTTTGCAGAAACTTCTCTTTCTCCAGAAGATGAAACCAAAATCATTTTTGCATCATAAGCTAAGGCTACTGCTGGATAATCTGCTGATGGATCAGCATT from Sulfolobus sp. S-194 encodes the following:
- the cutC gene encoding glyceraldehyde dehydrogenase subunit gamma gives rise to the protein MLLVRPGEKVKIRVKVNGVWYERDIEPRMLLVHFLRDELGLTGTKVGCDTSTCGACTVLMNGKSVKSCTVLAVQADGAEITTIEGLSSDSKLHPIQEAFKDNFALQCGYCTPGMIMQTYYLLKENQSPTEEEIRDGLHGNICRCTGYQNIVKAVQDASRRMRA
- the cutB gene encoding glyceraldehyde dehydrogenase subunit beta is translated as MFPPQFGYYRPSSLADALDFMSGGGTKPLAGGQSLIPMLKFRLIQPKFLVDLNSLRELYFIRDEGNTVSIGSMIKHADIVKDLTVSNKLPLLSHTASKVGDMQVRNMGTIGGSLSNADPSADYPAVALAYDAKMILVSSSGEREVSAKDFFKGPFTTELREDEILREIKFPVLQGYKFKYEKIVRRAGDFALVGMAVLTKVEGNKVEDIKVAYTGVGDKPYRPYELEKMLLGEASLSKIKEFAEKVSSSINPPSDSRGSSSYRRKVTQLVTVNVLKEVLGVVS